One segment of Paenibacillus rhizovicinus DNA contains the following:
- a CDS encoding sensor histidine kinase, which produces MLKRFGPTLRRIVILTAALTLITQLALAYIGLTYMDVIDKSLHQKRSQDMLYQFQQNVLVQLNDIDNLMLLLQTPEFSDYYKNLMRLRDEKVADLGMQQLQQKFNMLNLSPSSVQAVYFLSQTFVQRSLVQKIESGTFMDLPRLDLDRLHYSKLDKLILPDRDQFTMYTQADFAQYFTTGNPMLEKDDVRQLRAFMAEIQNRIVFSNGNENGVLTMIVLSDRFFQQAIPSSLPEGTYFSVLGKDNRILWTTAPSDPLKDASEGAGTPVSSSNGKSKYQNEIKNLLPFKLSIMYTDTGSGASMLRGDRIYIMAAVSLVTLLITVLISYFYLKQVFKPFRMVSKQIKSFSLSSEWLLRPLPDDLIKKGFHAVSMRNKIIIALIVAVGLPAVSDGILYNWLSKHDIRREMQTSVDVTGRFSAVSIHNRLQFTETILKEISASRQLQDYVTNNYTTPLMLGGLTTNLLMFPGLNDISYFVLLDQNGNCIYSSIFSNNKTAFNTDKSFLSDQDAPYWISNYDNVFNPLSTAIVKRIDGPGDDGEATYLLMVPKQSTFENIDSGLINTSYAITDAKGRTIYESRQRTVGDLPGQHFYTSGIPNTNWKLTLNFVFNDVLEKNREYQQQFLLFTSVVLLLSVVVAVAIAIQLVKPVHRLKETMLRVGEGDLSLRLEELEQTELGGIVRSYNRMIDQLDRVMREENELIAMKTRAELDMLQAQINPHFLYNTLEVINMRSMRTGNLEVSAIVGALADLFRYSIAKGSGIVELHKELAHVANYVTIQQIRFGHSFEVEYEVPDELRSKSIVRFVLQPIIENAIKHAFLGWEEGGLIIVSAVAEGGNLQVRIADNGVGMDKETLAMVRADMQREYGKEQSDENGIGLRNVYQRLRLIYKEGTSMTIESREMRGTAITLTVPLQDS; this is translated from the coding sequence ATGTTGAAACGGTTCGGTCCGACGCTTAGGCGGATCGTCATTCTTACGGCGGCGTTAACCTTGATCACGCAGCTCGCGCTTGCTTACATCGGTCTCACCTACATGGACGTCATCGATAAGTCGCTGCACCAGAAGCGGTCGCAGGATATGCTCTACCAGTTTCAACAGAACGTGCTCGTGCAGCTGAACGACATCGACAATTTGATGCTGCTGCTGCAAACGCCGGAGTTCAGCGATTATTACAAGAACCTTATGCGATTGCGCGATGAGAAAGTTGCCGATTTAGGCATGCAGCAGCTGCAGCAGAAATTCAATATGCTGAACCTGTCTCCCTCCTCCGTGCAGGCTGTTTATTTTCTGTCGCAAACTTTCGTGCAGCGTTCCCTTGTGCAGAAGATCGAATCCGGCACCTTCATGGACCTGCCGCGGCTGGATCTGGACAGGCTTCATTATTCGAAGCTGGACAAGCTGATTCTCCCGGACAGGGACCAATTCACGATGTATACGCAGGCCGATTTCGCGCAATATTTCACCACGGGCAATCCGATGCTGGAGAAGGACGACGTCAGGCAGCTGAGAGCGTTCATGGCGGAAATCCAGAACCGGATCGTGTTCTCGAACGGCAACGAGAACGGCGTGCTTACGATGATCGTGCTGAGCGACCGGTTCTTCCAGCAAGCGATTCCGAGCAGTTTGCCGGAGGGAACGTATTTCTCCGTCCTCGGCAAAGACAATCGCATCCTGTGGACGACTGCGCCTTCAGACCCGCTGAAAGATGCCTCGGAGGGCGCCGGTACCCCGGTAAGCTCATCGAACGGCAAGTCCAAGTACCAGAACGAAATCAAGAATCTGCTTCCCTTCAAGCTCAGCATCATGTATACCGATACCGGCAGCGGAGCAAGCATGCTTCGCGGGGACCGGATTTACATCATGGCTGCGGTGTCTCTGGTTACGCTGCTAATCACGGTGTTGATCAGCTATTTCTATTTGAAGCAGGTATTCAAACCGTTCCGCATGGTTTCCAAGCAAATCAAGAGCTTCTCGCTCAGCAGCGAGTGGCTGCTGCGGCCGCTGCCGGATGATCTGATCAAGAAGGGCTTTCATGCCGTATCGATGCGCAACAAGATCATTATCGCGCTCATCGTGGCCGTCGGCCTCCCGGCGGTATCGGACGGCATTCTGTACAACTGGCTGTCCAAGCACGACATCCGGCGCGAGATGCAGACGTCCGTCGACGTAACGGGCCGCTTCTCCGCGGTCAGCATTCATAACCGGCTGCAATTTACGGAGACGATTCTGAAGGAAATTTCCGCGAGCCGGCAGCTGCAGGATTACGTGACCAACAATTACACGACGCCGCTCATGCTGGGCGGATTGACGACGAATCTGCTCATGTTTCCGGGCTTGAACGATATTTCCTACTTCGTGCTGTTGGATCAGAACGGGAATTGCATTTATTCATCCATTTTCTCGAATAACAAAACCGCGTTCAATACCGATAAGTCGTTCCTGTCGGATCAAGACGCCCCGTACTGGATTTCGAATTACGACAACGTCTTCAATCCGCTGTCGACGGCGATCGTGAAACGAATCGACGGACCGGGGGACGACGGGGAAGCCACGTATCTGCTCATGGTGCCGAAGCAGTCGACGTTCGAGAACATCGACTCGGGGCTGATCAACACCTCTTATGCCATTACCGATGCCAAGGGCCGTACGATCTACGAATCGCGCCAGCGCACCGTCGGGGATTTGCCCGGCCAGCATTTCTACACGAGCGGCATCCCGAACACGAACTGGAAGCTCACGCTCAATTTCGTCTTCAACGACGTACTGGAGAAGAACCGCGAGTATCAGCAGCAATTCCTGCTGTTCACCTCCGTCGTTTTGCTGTTGTCCGTCGTGGTGGCGGTCGCGATCGCGATTCAGTTGGTGAAGCCCGTTCACCGGCTGAAGGAGACGATGCTTCGGGTCGGGGAGGGCGATCTGTCCCTTCGGCTGGAAGAGCTCGAACAAACGGAGCTTGGGGGCATCGTGCGCAGCTACAACCGGATGATCGACCAGCTGGACCGCGTCATGCGCGAAGAGAACGAGCTGATCGCGATGAAGACAAGGGCTGAGCTCGACATGCTCCAGGCGCAGATCAATCCGCATTTTCTGTACAACACGCTGGAAGTCATCAATATGCGGAGCATGAGAACAGGTAATCTCGAGGTAAGCGCCATCGTCGGCGCGCTGGCCGACTTGTTCCGGTACAGCATTGCCAAAGGCTCGGGCATCGTGGAGCTCCACAAGGAGCTGGCGCATGTTGCGAACTACGTCACCATTCAGCAAATCCGTTTCGGCCACAGCTTCGAGGTTGAATACGAAGTGCCCGACGAGCTGCGGAGCAAGTCGATCGTGCGTTTCGTGCTGCAGCCGATTATTGAGAACGCGATCAAGCACGCTTTTCTCGGCTGGGAAGAGGGCGGTCTCATTATCGTCTCTGCAGTCGCGGAGGGCGGCAATCTGCAGGTGCGCATCGCGGATAACGGCGTGGGCATGGACAAGGAGACTTTGGCAATGGTAAGGGCCGACATGCAGCGGGAGTACGGGAAAGAGCAGAGCGACGAGAACGGCATCGGGCTGCGCAACGTCTACCAGCGGCTCAGGCTGATCTATAAAGAAGGGACATCCATGACGATCGAAAGCCGCGAGATGAGGGGGACGGCCATTACGCTGACGGTCCCGCTGCAAGATTCGTAG
- a CDS encoding response regulator transcription factor gives MYKLLIVDDEKEIREGLASWPWHQVGIEVAGCCSHGLEALQFVEEKPVDLVITDIRMPFMDGIELMTALNARYPFIRVVILSGYNDFEYAQKALQFGAIDYLLKPLQFQMLHDTFFRAVERLREEKQAEFRVSVLKRKAELLARVLRAEFLRRLFQEPLSEAELEQGFSDGEVLLEGNFYTVAVFRPDRLAEPGAAMGDKEKKLLAFSLDNILTDLWEGKELGYHWVNGQTSEAYVLSMKREAEAHFAELLPQWRKYRGLFKSAFSGGVGRPVGSPADIYLSAQAASAALAANPEEGTLAIGESAAAANRPAAAVIASKEQAAAGTAAAAGGFEADTEPVNMLLVQAKQYIQDHFNRSLTLKEVADQVHISGSHLFALFKNSGQTFLSFLTAIRLQRAMELLSGSNLKIYEIVEQVGYSDPAYFTEVFKKYTGKTPHEYRCKSR, from the coding sequence GTGTATAAACTGCTGATCGTGGATGACGAGAAAGAAATTCGTGAAGGCCTGGCATCTTGGCCATGGCATCAGGTTGGCATTGAAGTGGCGGGCTGCTGCTCCCATGGTTTGGAAGCGCTTCAATTTGTCGAGGAGAAGCCCGTCGACCTCGTCATTACCGATATTCGCATGCCTTTTATGGACGGCATTGAATTAATGACCGCATTAAACGCGCGATATCCGTTCATTCGGGTCGTTATTCTATCCGGTTACAACGATTTCGAGTATGCCCAGAAAGCACTGCAATTCGGCGCGATCGACTATTTGCTGAAGCCGCTGCAATTTCAGATGCTGCACGATACATTTTTCCGTGCCGTGGAGCGCCTGCGGGAAGAGAAGCAGGCAGAATTCCGCGTGTCCGTGCTGAAACGCAAGGCGGAGCTGCTGGCGCGCGTGCTGCGTGCCGAGTTCCTTCGCCGTTTGTTTCAAGAGCCGCTCTCCGAAGCCGAACTGGAGCAGGGCTTCTCTGATGGCGAAGTGCTGCTGGAAGGGAACTTTTATACCGTAGCGGTCTTCCGTCCGGATCGTCTCGCGGAGCCGGGCGCGGCCATGGGCGATAAAGAAAAGAAACTGCTCGCCTTCTCGCTGGATAATATCTTAACGGATTTATGGGAAGGCAAGGAACTCGGTTACCACTGGGTGAACGGGCAGACGAGCGAGGCGTACGTGCTGTCCATGAAGCGGGAGGCGGAAGCGCATTTCGCCGAATTGCTGCCGCAGTGGCGCAAATACCGGGGCTTGTTCAAATCGGCTTTCTCCGGCGGCGTCGGTCGTCCGGTGGGGTCGCCTGCCGATATTTATTTGTCCGCGCAGGCGGCGTCGGCGGCGTTGGCCGCTAACCCGGAAGAAGGTACGCTGGCGATCGGCGAATCCGCGGCAGCGGCGAACCGTCCCGCTGCGGCCGTGATCGCGAGCAAGGAACAAGCCGCAGCCGGAACTGCCGCGGCCGCAGGCGGCTTCGAAGCGGATACGGAACCGGTCAACATGCTGCTGGTGCAGGCGAAGCAGTATATCCAGGACCATTTCAACCGCAGTTTGACCTTGAAGGAGGTCGCCGACCAGGTTCACATTTCCGGCAGCCATCTGTTTGCGCTGTTCAAAAATTCCGGTCAAACCTTCCTCAGCTTTCTCACCGCCATTCGGCTGCAGCGGGCCATGGAGCTGCTCAGCGGCTCGAATCTCAAAATCTATGAAATCGTCGAACAGGTCGGCTATTCCGATCCCGCGTACTTCACGGAAGTATTCAAGAAATATACGGGCAAGACGCCGCACGAATATCGCTGCAAATCAAGGTAA
- a CDS encoding TRM11 family SAM-dependent methyltransferase, whose protein sequence is MQNVENSRYLYPAASHEDEQELFAMEMRALFGVEARNGYVIIDKNVDPSRSPFLRGRLDVILTAEDPAGIAEQVANAVQLDGQTFKVTFVSGGLAFDEQRAAEKEIGWRIHGQADMRYPDRLFGVAHVQGRYWFGEYVKSEPMWLKHNDKPQPYSTALGTRVARAVANIAVPDIRAGVRAIDPCCGIGTVLIEARSMGIDMIGYDLNPLALKGARINLAHFGMPDVVKRADMTLLEPGEDGPFDAAVLDLPYNLCSVLPDEERLAMLRSARRLADKVVIVTTEPIDEAISQAGLRITDRCTVRKGKFQRQVIACESDGGS, encoded by the coding sequence ATGCAAAACGTAGAAAATAGTAGATATTTGTATCCGGCCGCGTCGCATGAGGACGAGCAGGAATTATTTGCAATGGAAATGCGTGCCTTATTCGGCGTTGAAGCACGCAACGGTTATGTGATAATCGATAAAAATGTCGATCCGAGCAGAAGTCCGTTCCTTCGCGGCAGACTGGATGTGATCCTGACGGCCGAAGATCCGGCGGGCATTGCCGAGCAAGTCGCGAATGCGGTGCAGCTGGATGGACAAACCTTTAAGGTAACATTCGTAAGCGGTGGCTTGGCATTCGACGAACAGCGGGCGGCAGAGAAAGAGATCGGCTGGCGCATTCACGGGCAGGCTGACATGCGCTATCCGGACCGACTGTTCGGCGTTGCCCATGTTCAAGGACGGTATTGGTTCGGGGAATACGTGAAAAGCGAGCCGATGTGGCTGAAACATAACGACAAGCCCCAGCCGTATTCCACCGCGCTCGGTACGCGGGTTGCGCGGGCGGTGGCGAACATCGCGGTACCGGATATCCGTGCAGGCGTGCGCGCCATAGATCCGTGCTGCGGAATCGGCACCGTGCTGATTGAAGCAAGATCGATGGGCATCGACATGATCGGGTACGATCTGAACCCGCTCGCGCTGAAGGGGGCGCGCATCAACTTGGCGCATTTCGGCATGCCGGATGTCGTCAAGCGCGCGGATATGACGCTGTTGGAACCGGGAGAGGACGGTCCCTTTGACGCGGCCGTGCTCGATTTGCCATATAATTTGTGTTCCGTCCTCCCGGACGAAGAACGGCTCGCCATGCTGCGCAGCGCCCGTCGTTTGGCGGACAAGGTCGTCATCGTCACGACGGAGCCGATCGACGAGGCGATCTCGCAGGCGGGCTTACGGATAACGGACCGGTGCACGGTTCGCAAAGGCAAGTTCCAGCGCCAGGTTATCGCCTGCGAGAGCGATGGAGGCAGTTGA
- a CDS encoding ArsR/SmtB family transcription factor, whose protein sequence is MISANLDRKWLPLYEALASDVRLRILELLSGQSMNVKELAAALGLSSAIVTMHTKKLEKGGLIQTKLVRKGGGTHKICSLAVSRIELDLPKPQGVKRECQEVSVPVGHYTDFEVHPTCGLATTERSIGQFDDPRYFMEPERMHAQILWFGKGFVEYRIPNYVLPGQTLTEIEISFEIGSEAPGVQADWPSDIHFYLNDTLLGYWTSPGDSGEGRGRLTPSWWMEMVNQYGWLKVIRITADGTFIDGQRLSDVTLEDIVMLRNDWQLRLAVPGDAEHVGGLTIYGEGFGNYNQSILFRTYRSSGV, encoded by the coding sequence ATGATAAGCGCGAATTTGGATCGCAAATGGCTCCCCCTGTACGAAGCGCTCGCGAGCGATGTTCGTCTGCGTATTCTGGAGCTGCTGTCCGGGCAGTCCATGAATGTCAAGGAGCTTGCGGCGGCGCTCGGCCTAAGCAGTGCCATTGTGACGATGCACACGAAGAAGCTGGAGAAGGGCGGCCTCATTCAGACCAAGCTTGTCCGCAAGGGAGGAGGGACGCACAAAATATGTTCCCTCGCCGTCAGTCGAATCGAGCTCGACCTCCCTAAGCCGCAAGGGGTAAAACGGGAGTGCCAGGAGGTTTCCGTGCCGGTAGGGCATTATACCGACTTCGAGGTGCATCCGACCTGCGGTCTCGCCACGACGGAGCGGAGTATCGGCCAGTTTGACGACCCGCGTTATTTCATGGAGCCGGAACGCATGCATGCGCAGATTCTCTGGTTCGGCAAAGGCTTCGTCGAGTATCGCATCCCCAATTACGTGCTTCCGGGCCAAACGCTTACGGAGATCGAAATTTCGTTCGAAATCGGATCGGAAGCACCCGGCGTTCAGGCGGACTGGCCGTCTGATATTCATTTCTACCTCAACGATACGCTGCTTGGCTACTGGACGAGTCCCGGCGATTCCGGCGAAGGCCGCGGGAGGCTTACGCCGTCTTGGTGGATGGAGATGGTCAATCAATACGGCTGGCTGAAAGTCATCCGCATTACGGCTGACGGCACCTTCATCGACGGTCAGCGGCTGTCCGACGTAACGCTGGAGGATATCGTCATGCTGCGCAACGATTGGCAGCTTCGCCTTGCCGTTCCCGGCGACGCCGAACATGTCGGAGGTCTCACGATCTATGGCGAGGGCTTCGGCAATTACAATCAATCCATCCTCTTTCGAACGTATCGGAGCAGCGGGGTATAG
- the arfA gene encoding arabinosylfuranosidase ArfA, giving the protein MSMKAKMIVDKDFTIGEVDKRIYGSFIEHLGRAVYGGIYEPGHPTADEQGFRSDVLELVKGIDVPIVRYPGGNFVSGYNWEDGVGPVELRPKRLELAWRTVEPNLIGLNEFVDWCRKANTSPMMAVNLGTRGPEEARQLVEYSNHPSGSYWSDLRVQHGYKQPHDIKTWCLGNEMDGPWQIGAKTAVEYGRIASESAKVMRWVDPSIELVACGSSSLQMATFPEWERTVLDLCYNEVDYLSLHQYYGNRDNNTANFLAQSMGMDSFINTVIATCDYVQAKKRSKKKIHLSFDEWNVWYHSNDADSRIEPWSIAPPQLEDIYNHEDALLVGSMLISLLKRADRVRMACMAQLVNVIAPIMTANGGGAWKQTIYYPYMHASVFGRGTVLVPLVTSPKYDAADYTDVPYLDAVAVHNEETGEVTVFAVNRHLSESLPLEIDLRSFGAFRVLEHIVLESDDLKAANTLDAPNRVTPHAGGNSAADGSTIRAELGKASWNVVRVKLA; this is encoded by the coding sequence ATGTCAATGAAAGCGAAAATGATCGTGGATAAGGATTTTACGATTGGCGAGGTCGATAAACGCATTTACGGCTCGTTCATCGAGCATTTGGGACGGGCGGTTTACGGCGGCATCTATGAGCCGGGCCATCCGACGGCCGACGAGCAAGGTTTTCGGAGCGACGTGCTGGAGCTGGTCAAGGGCATCGACGTGCCGATCGTCCGCTATCCCGGGGGCAATTTCGTTTCCGGCTACAACTGGGAGGACGGCGTCGGCCCTGTCGAGCTTCGTCCGAAGCGGCTGGAGCTGGCTTGGCGTACCGTCGAGCCCAACCTGATCGGGTTGAACGAGTTCGTGGACTGGTGCCGCAAAGCGAATACCTCGCCGATGATGGCGGTCAATCTCGGGACGCGCGGTCCGGAGGAAGCCCGTCAACTCGTGGAGTACAGCAATCATCCGTCCGGCTCCTATTGGAGCGACCTGCGCGTGCAGCATGGCTATAAGCAGCCCCACGACATCAAGACTTGGTGCCTCGGCAATGAAATGGACGGTCCATGGCAGATCGGGGCCAAAACCGCCGTTGAATACGGCCGCATCGCTTCCGAGAGCGCGAAGGTCATGCGCTGGGTCGACCCGTCCATCGAGCTTGTCGCATGCGGCAGCTCGAGCCTCCAGATGGCGACGTTCCCGGAATGGGAGCGCACGGTGCTGGATTTGTGCTATAACGAGGTCGATTATTTGTCCCTGCATCAATATTACGGTAACCGCGACAACAACACAGCGAACTTCTTGGCCCAATCGATGGGCATGGACAGCTTCATTAATACCGTCATCGCCACTTGCGACTATGTGCAGGCGAAGAAGCGCAGCAAGAAGAAAATCCATCTCTCCTTCGACGAATGGAACGTCTGGTATCATTCCAACGACGCCGATTCCCGCATCGAGCCGTGGTCGATTGCGCCGCCTCAGCTCGAAGATATCTATAATCACGAGGATGCGCTGCTTGTCGGCAGCATGCTGATCAGCCTGCTGAAACGAGCGGACCGCGTGCGCATGGCCTGCATGGCGCAGCTCGTCAACGTCATTGCGCCGATCATGACCGCAAACGGCGGAGGCGCTTGGAAGCAAACGATCTATTATCCGTACATGCATGCCAGCGTGTTCGGGCGCGGTACGGTGCTCGTGCCGCTCGTCACGTCGCCGAAATACGACGCTGCGGATTACACCGACGTCCCTTATCTGGATGCCGTCGCGGTGCATAACGAAGAAACCGGCGAAGTGACCGTCTTCGCGGTCAATCGCCATCTCAGCGAATCGCTGCCACTGGAAATCGATCTGCGCAGCTTCGGCGCTTTCCGCGTGCTGGAGCATATCGTGCTCGAGAGCGACGATCTTAAAGCGGCCAATACATTGGACGCGCCGAACCGCGTCACGCCGCATGCCGGCGGCAATTCGGCGGCGGATGGAAGCACGATTCGCGCCGAGCTTGGCAAGGCGTCGTGGAACGTGGTTCGCGTGAAACTGGCTTAA
- a CDS encoding VOC family protein produces the protein MSFSFIGVDHVQLAAPEGCETAARNFFKGVLGWPEISKPEPLRQRGGVWFQCGAHQVHIGVQHDFVPATKAHPAFIVQNLDGLIGHLTEFDVPYNLDDARDIEGVRRFFLNDPFGNRLEFMEA, from the coding sequence ATGTCATTCTCTTTCATCGGTGTAGACCATGTACAGCTTGCCGCTCCAGAAGGCTGCGAAACCGCTGCGCGGAATTTTTTCAAAGGTGTACTGGGTTGGCCGGAGATCTCGAAGCCGGAGCCGCTCCGCCAGCGAGGCGGAGTATGGTTTCAATGCGGCGCACATCAGGTCCACATAGGCGTGCAGCATGATTTTGTTCCAGCGACGAAAGCTCATCCCGCTTTTATCGTGCAGAATTTGGATGGACTGATTGGACATCTAACTGAGTTCGATGTTCCGTACAACCTTGATGATGCCAGAGATATAGAAGGCGTCCGGCGCTTCTTCCTGAACGATCCGTTCGGCAACCGGCTCGAGTTCATGGAGGCGTAA
- a CDS encoding response regulator transcription factor encodes MPAAILVIEDDHYIQELIAEFLRAQQYEVEVAEDGLEGWEKFQAGTYDLVILDLMLPTMDGYAICRRIRDKGDTPVIVLTALGEEKDQLRAFEEEADDYITKPFSFHVLMKRVEAVLRRTRSAQSGEQLFDGRLRLDADAYKVFVDGKLVETTTKEFDILHTLIHNAGRIMTRDMLLDKVWGYDYFGDSRIVDAHIKNIRKKLGISIIRTVKGVGYSLESELAGVGG; translated from the coding sequence ATGCCCGCGGCTATTCTTGTCATTGAGGACGATCACTATATACAGGAGCTCATCGCAGAGTTTCTAAGAGCGCAGCAATACGAAGTGGAAGTGGCGGAAGACGGTCTGGAGGGCTGGGAGAAGTTCCAAGCCGGGACGTATGATCTCGTCATTCTCGATCTGATGCTGCCGACGATGGACGGCTATGCCATTTGCAGGCGCATTCGGGACAAAGGCGATACGCCGGTCATCGTGCTGACCGCGCTCGGCGAGGAGAAGGATCAATTGCGAGCGTTCGAGGAAGAGGCCGACGATTATATCACGAAGCCGTTCTCGTTCCATGTGCTGATGAAGCGCGTGGAGGCGGTGCTGCGCCGCACGCGCAGCGCGCAGTCCGGGGAGCAGCTGTTCGACGGCAGGCTGCGGCTGGATGCGGATGCGTACAAAGTGTTCGTCGACGGCAAGCTTGTGGAGACGACGACCAAGGAATTCGATATTTTGCACACGCTCATCCATAATGCCGGGCGGATCATGACGCGGGACATGCTGCTCGACAAAGTATGGGGTTACGATTATTTCGGCGATTCCCGGATCGTGGACGCGCATATCAAGAACATCCGCAAGAAGCTCGGCATTTCCATTATTCGCACGGTGAAGGGCGTCGGCTATTCGCTCGAGTCGGAGCTGGCAGGGGTGGGCGGATGA
- a CDS encoding small, acid-soluble spore protein, alpha/beta type, whose protein sequence is MARRSRRKHLVPGADAAMSAFKAEVMRREGFVVNPGRPDDVKFEVAQSLGIPLEHGYNGNASTESMGQIGGQIGGAMVKELVRMAQEKLANGNQGQP, encoded by the coding sequence ATGGCAAGACGGAGTCGGAGGAAGCATCTCGTTCCGGGCGCGGATGCCGCGATGAGTGCATTTAAGGCTGAAGTCATGCGGCGGGAAGGGTTCGTCGTGAATCCCGGCCGTCCGGACGACGTGAAGTTCGAGGTGGCCCAGTCGCTCGGCATTCCGCTGGAGCATGGCTATAACGGCAACGCGTCTACGGAATCGATGGGCCAGATCGGCGGTCAAATCGGCGGCGCGATGGTCAAGGAGCTCGTGCGCATGGCGCAGGAGAAATTGGCGAACGGCAACCAGGGGCAGCCTTAG
- the corA gene encoding magnesium/cobalt transporter CorA, translating to MIHILAVTSDHRVVQLSSLDELANHEITWYWADFSAPSPEEAKLLDDYFHFHPLAIEDCLYYLQRPKMDHYDDVHFLVLHAISQETLEIQEVDLFIGPNYLVSYHQHPRREVERAWEKVLQKPRREKHGCLHAAYVIMDELVDEYFPAAQAIEDQILEFETGPLEQGTQQKLVQVFEIRNKLLKLRKTVVPMRELLYRVLNTQRIEELKHYHHFFTDIYDHLLKLSEIVDSNRDMTSDLRDHYMSLSANRMNTIMKTLTVITVIFMPLTFIAGIYGMNFVNMPELTWHNGYFGVLIVMALLAVGMYAWFKVKGWFD from the coding sequence ATGATACATATTCTTGCCGTGACTAGCGATCATCGCGTCGTTCAACTATCGTCGCTGGATGAACTGGCGAACCATGAGATTACCTGGTACTGGGCGGATTTCAGCGCGCCTTCGCCGGAAGAAGCCAAGCTGCTGGACGATTATTTCCACTTCCATCCGCTTGCGATCGAAGATTGCCTGTATTATTTGCAGCGGCCGAAAATGGACCATTACGACGATGTGCATTTTCTCGTGCTGCACGCCATCTCGCAGGAGACGCTGGAGATTCAGGAAGTCGATTTATTCATCGGACCAAATTATTTGGTCAGTTATCATCAGCATCCTCGCCGCGAGGTGGAGCGCGCCTGGGAGAAAGTGCTCCAGAAGCCGCGCCGGGAAAAGCACGGCTGCCTTCATGCCGCCTATGTCATCATGGATGAGCTGGTCGACGAGTATTTTCCGGCGGCGCAGGCGATCGAGGATCAGATTCTGGAATTCGAAACCGGGCCCCTCGAGCAAGGGACGCAGCAGAAGCTGGTTCAAGTGTTCGAAATCCGCAACAAGCTGTTGAAGCTGCGCAAAACGGTCGTCCCGATGCGGGAGCTGCTGTACCGCGTGCTCAATACGCAGCGGATCGAGGAATTGAAGCATTATCACCATTTTTTCACCGATATTTACGATCACTTGCTGAAGCTGTCGGAGATCGTGGATTCCAACCGCGACATGACCTCGGACTTGCGCGATCACTATATGTCTCTCAGCGCGAATCGGATGAACACGATCATGAAGACGCTGACCGTCATTACCGTCATCTTCATGCCGCTGACGTTCATCGCGGGTATCTACGGCATGAATTTCGTCAATATGCCCGAACTGACGTGGCACAACGGATATTTCGGCGTGCTGATCGTGATGGCGCTGCTTGCCGTGGGCATGTATGCCTGGTTCAAAGTCAAAGGCTGGTTCGATTGA
- the lepB gene encoding signal peptidase I — protein sequence MRKGPTLRLIGSAAAILVLIAVIWAFTARPERVVKDSRTPLTLPKVATTSGKLLIDYYSDGMAGKQSNYSTDLVGQLVVDPDAYKLEPPQRGDVVWFKMPEIEHEADYTPPKQSAGRVIALAGERYSVRDSVIYINGKLLDTYYGRLLHWGQTEKEFLASSVDFNSCPKDCQATMKAFYHQTVPELTVPEGTVYVLADTSERGWGSNYFGPLKLDLVLGKVIGSTGQPKPITNG from the coding sequence ATGCGGAAAGGACCGACACTGCGCCTGATCGGCAGCGCGGCGGCGATACTCGTGCTGATCGCGGTAATTTGGGCGTTCACGGCTAGGCCCGAGCGCGTCGTGAAGGATTCGCGGACGCCGCTGACGCTGCCGAAGGTGGCGACGACAAGCGGCAAGCTGCTGATCGATTATTATTCCGACGGCATGGCCGGCAAGCAGAGCAACTATTCCACCGATCTCGTCGGCCAATTGGTCGTTGATCCGGATGCCTATAAGCTGGAACCGCCGCAGCGCGGAGACGTCGTTTGGTTTAAGATGCCCGAAATTGAACATGAGGCGGATTACACCCCGCCCAAGCAGAGCGCAGGCCGCGTCATCGCGTTGGCCGGAGAGCGTTACTCCGTCCGCGACAGCGTCATCTACATAAACGGGAAACTTCTGGACACCTACTACGGCCGGCTGCTGCACTGGGGGCAGACCGAGAAGGAATTTCTCGCGAGCAGTGTCGATTTCAACAGCTGCCCGAAGGATTGCCAGGCAACGATGAAAGCCTTCTATCATCAAACCGTACCTGAATTGACGGTGCCGGAAGGAACCGTCTATGTGCTGGCGGATACTTCGGAACGCGGCTGGGGCAGCAATTATTTTGGACCGCTGAAGCTTGATCTGGTGCTCGGCAAGGTTATCGGGTCTACGGGTCAGCCGAAGCCGATTACGAACGGTTAG